TTACTCTTACATTTGGCGAGAAATGATGGGGCCGTGCTCATTTTTACTACAACTGTAGAAGAAGCGATTCGTCTCGGTCAAAAGGTGTACCGGTACACTGAGCGTGGGATTCAAGAAATTGAGCAGGACCTTGAAAAAGAAGAATCATTAGAGGAGAAACTTTCGCAAGATTTTAGCAGGATGCAGGTGCAGCTGAACAAAGTAAGTGCAAAGGTAGAGGATAAAATTATTCTTTTTAACCCTATGGAAATCGATTATATCGAAGCACGTGATGGGCAGACGTATCTATTTGTGAACAATGAGGAGTTTGCTTCATCAAGTACGATTAAATCCTTGGAGGAACGATTGCAATCGTTAGGGTTTTTCCGTTGTCACCGCTCGTATTTGGTCAACTTACAACGTGTAAGGGAAATTATCATTTGGAGTAAAAACAGCTATAGTCTCAGCTTAGATGATTCAAAGAGTACAATTCCCCTATCCAAAGGAAACTATAGTAAGTTGAAAGAGTTGATTCATGTATGATGCAAAAATCAGGAATGCAGTGGAAAGCGTTAGTTTATAAGGATGTATCTGACTTGCGTTGGAATGGGCAGGTCATCTTTAATTTCTGCATAAACCTCCTCTTTACCATTACTTTTTTATGGGCTCCAAATAGTGATATTCCTGTGAGCTTTATCCTTGCGTCTATTTTTGTATTGGTGACAATGTTCATGCAAGGCAATATCATTGTCGAGGAGAAAGAACAGCGTACCACTCGACGATTAATCCAAGTCGGTTTCTCCTTGAGAGAAATTATTTACTCTAAAATATTTATTACATTTCTAGCAACTGCATTCTTCCTTATGATTTTCTTTGTCATTTATGGCATTCATCCGCTTACGAGTCTAAAAATGTTTGTCCTAAGTTTTCCGCTCATCCTGATGATGATTATGATAGGCGTTATTCTAGGTCTGAAAACAAGAAATACAATTGAAGTCACTCTCTATGGCTCACCCATTGCTTTATTGTATTTGTTTATTGCAGGGTTGCTTATGAATAACGAACGAGGGGAAATGTCTTGGCTCGCTTTCTTTCCAAATTATCATCTGCACTATGGAATTGTTCAATTGCAAGCCAATGAAACCATACTTCCCTACCTCGTCGTACCGTATAGTTGGATGGTCGTGTGTCTCCTGATGTTTGTACTATGGTTTCGGAAAAATACTTAAGCGTAGGGAAAACATGCTTGATAGAAACTGTTGCCCAAGAGGGTTGGAGGCACGTTAGAGTATTCGAATTACCGATTCTAGAAATTTTCACTTACGTCTACGAGCTAAGGAGTGTCAAGATGGAGAAGCTTAAAATTGGTTCGATTGTGTGGGGTGTTCAAGACGTTCCGCGTGCGATCAAGTTTTGGTGCGAAGCCATGGATTATACACTACTTCGGGAACCATCATCAGATTGGGCAATTTTAGTTCCGCGCTCAGGTGAAGGGGTTCAATTGGCGATTTCTCGTGTTTCTTCTGACGCCGAAACCCACCAACGGCACCACCTCGACCTGTATGCATCCGACCAACAAGCGGAGGTGAAGCGACTGTTGTCCCTCGGGGGGAGTCGAGTCAAGTGGAGGTATCCTCCTGAAGCAGACTACGTTGTTTTGGCCGATCCTGACGGAAATACCTTCTGTGTGATACAAAAAAATGGATGAAAACTGGTCAGAGGACTCCCTATTATCACAAAGCAACAACCTCATAGGACAATGGTGATCCTCAAAACCTCCGATTTGTTTATGTTACGTCTTCATCAAGTTTCAAAAGACCGTCCTAGAACTATTTTGTTTATGACCTCACAGCCTTCTGACGCCACACATAATACATAAGAAAGACGCCGCAGAGGACCGCTAGAAACCCGTATCCTCCAAAAATGTCCCCTTTAGATGACCAATAGCCAAAGCCTAAACCTGCAAGCATGATCACTGCGTTTTCGCCCATTGACTGCACCGACCCCATCGTTGCGCGAACATTGGAGGAAATACGGTGCTGTAGGTACCCAGACGTCAATGGCTCAATCATCCCCGCGACTAAGTAGACCAAACCCATGGCGAGTAGTCCATAAATATTCGGGCTCACTGCCATAATGAACAACCCGAACACAATCCCACTCATAATAAACAACAGCAGTCGAGGCGTCGCAACTCGCTTCTTCAACTGGTAGGCAAGCAGATTGCCTGGGAGCTTCAGAAAATAAAGAGCTGCCGAAAACATCCCGAAGAAAAGAATAGGAATTTGCAGACGGTCAAGGTACAGCTGCCAAAATTCATCGATAAAATTGACAGATGCCCCAACGACCATCCCTGACGTCAATACTGGGATGACGTTAGGGTGCTGCTTATAAAGCCGAACAAACGCAGCCACATAACCTTTCAGTGGCATTGACTCGCTTTCTTCTGTTTTCGTCTTGACGGCAGGCTCCTTTAACCAGAAGGCAAAGAAAACAGCGCCCCACATTGCCACAAAGGAAAGCCAGTAGTTGAATGTAAAACCAAACTGAACGGCGAGCCAGCTCCCACTGAGAGCGGCAAGCATTGTTGCCACAATTTCCAAGGCATTCAGCCGTCCATAGTATTTTTCATAGCTGCGTTC
This portion of the Aureibacillus halotolerans genome encodes:
- a CDS encoding MFS transporter produces the protein MKSVSNVWKLYGFRFFYSLIPAYVIERLYWEERGMTIQMVIYAEIIFAVTVLLFEVPSGILADRWGRKRLIVVSAALGVCEFFLLLFATSFWHFALVVFLAAIGMSASSGAENALLYDSLLLKKRERSYEKYYGRLNALEIVATMLAALSGSWLAVQFGFTFNYWLSFVAMWGAVFFAFWLKEPAVKTKTEESESMPLKGYVAAFVRLYKQHPNVIPVLTSGMVVGASVNFIDEFWQLYLDRLQIPILFFGMFSAALYFLKLPGNLLAYQLKKRVATPRLLLFIMSGIVFGLFIMAVSPNIYGLLAMGLVYLVAGMIEPLTSGYLQHRISSNVRATMGSVQSMGENAVIMLAGLGFGYWSSKGDIFGGYGFLAVLCGVFLMYYVWRQKAVRS
- a CDS encoding response regulator transcription factor — its product is MVFSFKELNKIHENTVMLPPLTLAIEKRDIVAVQSENEYIQRLFDLLNYPKQIKNNTITFPEGGLKKVYLFQRDDGLYKRLTVMQTLKFWCRLYEQEPDLDIILNLCELHACVLKKTKHLTPSEHCRLLFASALIQKADVYIFEDPSLMLDLQSKQILHNLLLHLARNDGAVLIFTTTVEEAIRLGQKVYRYTERGIQEIEQDLEKEESLEEKLSQDFSRMQVQLNKVSAKVEDKIILFNPMEIDYIEARDGQTYLFVNNEEFASSSTIKSLEERLQSLGFFRCHRSYLVNLQRVREIIIWSKNSYSLSLDDSKSTIPLSKGNYSKLKELIHV
- a CDS encoding ABC transporter permease; the encoded protein is MMQKSGMQWKALVYKDVSDLRWNGQVIFNFCINLLFTITFLWAPNSDIPVSFILASIFVLVTMFMQGNIIVEEKEQRTTRRLIQVGFSLREIIYSKIFITFLATAFFLMIFFVIYGIHPLTSLKMFVLSFPLILMMIMIGVILGLKTRNTIEVTLYGSPIALLYLFIAGLLMNNERGEMSWLAFFPNYHLHYGIVQLQANETILPYLVVPYSWMVVCLLMFVLWFRKNT
- a CDS encoding VOC family protein; protein product: MEKLKIGSIVWGVQDVPRAIKFWCEAMDYTLLREPSSDWAILVPRSGEGVQLAISRVSSDAETHQRHHLDLYASDQQAEVKRLLSLGGSRVKWRYPPEADYVVLADPDGNTFCVIQKNG